The following proteins come from a genomic window of Loxodonta africana isolate mLoxAfr1 chromosome 19, mLoxAfr1.hap2, whole genome shotgun sequence:
- the SDS gene encoding L-serine dehydratase/L-threonine deaminase codes for MLPSMGRLLTSWPALLILWVSFLSPAMTSEETLHVKTPIRDSMSMSKVAGTSVYLKMDSAQPSGSFKIRGIGHLCKMWAERGCEHFICSSAGNAGMAVAYAARRLGIPTTIIVPCTTPAFTIERLKNEGAIVKVMGETLDEAFELAKALAKNNPGWVYISPFNDPLIWEGHTSIVKELKETLSAKPGAIVLSVGSGGLLCGVVQGLQEVGWRDVPIIAMETIGAHSFHAATTAGKLVSLPKITSVAKALGVKTVAAQTLKLFQEHLIFSEVISDQEAVAAIEKFVDDEKTLVEPACGAALAAVYSRVVQKLQGEGKLRAPLASLVIIVCGGSNISLAQLWELKEQLGMKNGLPK; via the exons ATGCTACCCTCCATGGGGCGGCTGCTGACTTCATGGCCAGCTCTGCTGATACtctgggtctctttcctttccccaGCAATGACATCTGAAGAGACCCTGCATGTGAAGACCCCCATCCGGGACAGCATGTCCATGTCCAAGGTGGCAGGTACCAGTGTCTACCTGAAGATGGACAGTGCCCAGCCCTCTGGCTCTTTCAAGATCCGGGGTATCGGACACCTCTGCAAGATG TGGGCTGAGCGAGGCTGTGAACATTTCATCTGCTCCTCAG CAGGCAACGCGGGCATGGCGGTTGCCTATGCTGCCAGAAGGCTGGGCATCCCCACCACAATCATCGTGCCCTGCACCACACCTGCTTTCACCATCGAGCGGCTCAAGAATGAGGGTGCCATCGTCAAGGTGATGGGCGAG ACACTGGACGAGGCATTCGAGCTGGCCAAGGCCCTGGCAAAGAACAACCCAGGCTGGGTCTACATCTCCCCCTTTAACGACCCCCTCATCTG GGAAGGCCACACTTCCATCGTGAAAGAGCTGAAGGAGACGCTGAGTGCAAAGCCAGGGGCCATCGTGCTGTCGGTGGGCAGTGGGGGCCTGTTGTGCGGAGTGGTCCAGGGGCTGCAGGAGGTGGGCTGGAGAGACGTGCCCATCATTGCCATGGAGACTATCGGTGCTCACAGCTTCCACGCTGCCACCACTGCCGGCAAGCTGGTCTCCCTACCCAAGATTACCAG TGTTGCCAAGGCCCTGGGCGTGAAGACTGTGGCAGCTCAGACCCTGAAGCTATTTCAGGAACACCTCATTTTCTCCGAAGTTATCTCGGACCAGGAGGCTGTGGCTGCCATTGAGAAGTTTGTGG ATGACGAGAAGACCCTGGTGGAGCCTGCCTGTGGAGCAGCCCTGGCTGCAGTCTACAGCCGCGTGGTTCAGAAGCTGCAGGGAGAAGGGAAGCTCCGTGCCCCCCTAGCCTCCCTCGTGATCATTGTCTGCGGCGGCAGCAACATCAGCCTGGCCCAGCTGTGGGAGCTCAAGGAACAGCTGGGCATGAAGAATGGGCTGCCCAAGTGA